The following are encoded together in the Juglans microcarpa x Juglans regia isolate MS1-56 chromosome 2D, Jm3101_v1.0, whole genome shotgun sequence genome:
- the LOC121250466 gene encoding aspartic proteinase-like protein 1 isoform X1: MMIMLRVRVAMATAAWYSMFLLTAWLLVRNAGAVATATSSLSSRLVHRFSDEVKELRVSGNGSANGSSWPDRKGSIEYYQMLLSSDFRRQNMKLGAQYQLLFPSQGSKTMSFGNDFGWLHYTWIDIGTPNVSFLVALDAGSDLLWVPCDCVQCAPLSAGYYSNLDRDLNEYNPSGSSTSKHLSCSHQLCESGPNCKGPKQSCPYTINYFAENTSSSGLLVEDVLHLASGGDNASKNLVHAPVIIGCGMKQSGGYLDGVAPDGLMGLGLGELAVPSILAKAGLVRNSFSMCFNEDDSGRIFFGDLGPATQQSTSFLPLDGIYKTYIVGVEACCIGNSCLKQTNFRALIDSGTSFTFLPDEVYEKITNEFDRHVNATRSSYEGSPWKYCYESSSQESPEVPSLTLVFPLNNSFVVHNPVFIIYGDQGVLGFCLAIQPADGDIGIIGQNFMTGYRIVFDRESLKLAWSHSNCQDLSDGKRMPLASPSGAPLNPLPTNEQQSSPGGHAVAPAVAGRAPSKPSAASSRLIASRFCLLRLLPELLLLFYIISVFKADTGII, from the exons ATGATGATCATGCTCCGGGTTCGAGTGGCCATGGCGACGGCCGCTTGGTATTCGATGTTTCTGTTGACGGCGTGGTTGCTGGTTCGGAATGCTGGTGCGGTGGCTACAGCCACGTCCTCTTTGTCTTCGAGGCTGGTCCACCGGTTCTCCGACGAAGTGAAGGAGCTTAGGGTTTCGGGAAACGGTAGTGCGAATGGGTCGTCGTGGCCGGACCGGAAGGGGAGCATTGAGTACTATCAGATGCTACTGAGCAGTGACTTCCGGAGGCAGAACATGAAGCTCGGAGCTCAGTACCAGCTTCTGTTTCCATCCCAAGGGAGCAAAACGATGTCTTTCGGAAATGACTTCGGATG GTTACATTACACGTGGATTGATATTGGCACACCGAACGTTTCGTTTCTTGTTGCATTGGATGCTGGGAGCGATCTACTATGGGTTCCATGCGATTGCGTACAATGTGCTCCCCTATCTGCCGGTTACTATAGCAATTTG GATAGAGATCTGAATGAGTACAATCCATCTGGTTCAAGCACCAGCAAGCATCTATCTTGCAGCCATCAGTTATGTGAATCAGGTCCAAACTGCAAAGGTCCCAAGCAGTCGTGTCCTTACACTATAAATTACTTCGCAGAAAACACATCAAGTTCTGGATTGCTAGTTGAGGACGTGTTGCATCTTGCATCAGGCGGTGACAATGCATCAAAAAATCTTGTTCATGCTCCAGTCATTATAGG GTGTGGTATGAAACAAAGTGGTGGTTACTTGGATGGTGTGGCTCCTGATGGTCTCATGGGTCTGGGACTTGGAGAGCTAGCTGTTCCTAGTATTCTTGCTAAAGCAGGATTGGTCCGGAACTCTTTCTCAATGTGTTTCAATGAGGACGATTCTGGGAGGATTTTTTTTGGGGACCTGGGACCAGCCACACAACAGTCTACTTCATTCTTACCTTTAGATGGAATATA TAAAACCTACATTGTTGGGGTGGAGGCTTGTTGCATTGGAAACTCTTGCCTTAAGCAGACAAACTTCAGGGCACTGATTGATAGTGGAACATCATTTACATTTCTTCCAGATGAAGTctatgaaaaaataacaaacgag TTTGACAGACACGTAAATGCTACAAGGTCTAGCTATGAAGGATCTCCTTGGAAGTATTGCTATGAGTCCAG TTCACAAGAGTCGCCTGAGGTTCCCTCTCTGACACTGGTTTTCCCATTAAACAACAGCTTTGTGGTCCATAACCCTGTTTTCATTATCTACGGCGATCAG GGAGTTCTTGGTTTTTGTTTAGCCATACAGCCGGCAGATGGTGACATTGGAATAATTGGAC AGAACTTCATGACGGGATATCGGATAGTATTTGATCGGGAAAGTTTGAAGTTAGCCTGGTCACACTCAAATT GTCAAGATCTCAGTGATGGTAAGAGAATGCCCCTTGCTTCTCCAAGTGGCGCGCCATTGAATCCATTGCCAACCAATGAGCAACAGAGCAGCCCTGGTGGACATGCAGTTGCTCCTGCTGTTGCTGGAAGAGCTCCCTCCAAACCATCAGCTGCCTCAAGTCGGCTCATTGCCTCTAGGTTCTGTTTGCTAAGATTGTTGCCCGAGCTGCTTCtacttttctatataatatcaGTTTTTAAAGCAGATACTGGCATTATCTAA
- the LOC121250466 gene encoding aspartic proteinase-like protein 1 isoform X2: protein MTSDGYITRGLILAHRTFRFLLHWMLGAIYYGFHAIAYNVLPYLPVTIAIWCSLVYGASIMQDRDLNEYNPSGSSTSKHLSCSHQLCESGPNCKGPKQSCPYTINYFAENTSSSGLLVEDVLHLASGGDNASKNLVHAPVIIGCGMKQSGGYLDGVAPDGLMGLGLGELAVPSILAKAGLVRNSFSMCFNEDDSGRIFFGDLGPATQQSTSFLPLDGIYKTYIVGVEACCIGNSCLKQTNFRALIDSGTSFTFLPDEVYEKITNEFDRHVNATRSSYEGSPWKYCYESSSQESPEVPSLTLVFPLNNSFVVHNPVFIIYGDQGVLGFCLAIQPADGDIGIIGQNFMTGYRIVFDRESLKLAWSHSNCQDLSDGKRMPLASPSGAPLNPLPTNEQQSSPGGHAVAPAVAGRAPSKPSAASSRLIASRFCLLRLLPELLLLFYIISVFKADTGII, encoded by the exons ATGACTTCGGATG GTTACATTACACGTGGATTGATATTGGCACACCGAACGTTTCGTTTCTTGTTGCATTGGATGCTGGGAGCGATCTACTATGGGTTCCATGCGATTGCGTACAATGTGCTCCCCTATCTGCCGGTTACTATAGCAATTTG GTGCTCCCTCGTATACGGGGCATCTATTATGCAGGATAGAGATCTGAATGAGTACAATCCATCTGGTTCAAGCACCAGCAAGCATCTATCTTGCAGCCATCAGTTATGTGAATCAGGTCCAAACTGCAAAGGTCCCAAGCAGTCGTGTCCTTACACTATAAATTACTTCGCAGAAAACACATCAAGTTCTGGATTGCTAGTTGAGGACGTGTTGCATCTTGCATCAGGCGGTGACAATGCATCAAAAAATCTTGTTCATGCTCCAGTCATTATAGG GTGTGGTATGAAACAAAGTGGTGGTTACTTGGATGGTGTGGCTCCTGATGGTCTCATGGGTCTGGGACTTGGAGAGCTAGCTGTTCCTAGTATTCTTGCTAAAGCAGGATTGGTCCGGAACTCTTTCTCAATGTGTTTCAATGAGGACGATTCTGGGAGGATTTTTTTTGGGGACCTGGGACCAGCCACACAACAGTCTACTTCATTCTTACCTTTAGATGGAATATA TAAAACCTACATTGTTGGGGTGGAGGCTTGTTGCATTGGAAACTCTTGCCTTAAGCAGACAAACTTCAGGGCACTGATTGATAGTGGAACATCATTTACATTTCTTCCAGATGAAGTctatgaaaaaataacaaacgag TTTGACAGACACGTAAATGCTACAAGGTCTAGCTATGAAGGATCTCCTTGGAAGTATTGCTATGAGTCCAG TTCACAAGAGTCGCCTGAGGTTCCCTCTCTGACACTGGTTTTCCCATTAAACAACAGCTTTGTGGTCCATAACCCTGTTTTCATTATCTACGGCGATCAG GGAGTTCTTGGTTTTTGTTTAGCCATACAGCCGGCAGATGGTGACATTGGAATAATTGGAC AGAACTTCATGACGGGATATCGGATAGTATTTGATCGGGAAAGTTTGAAGTTAGCCTGGTCACACTCAAATT GTCAAGATCTCAGTGATGGTAAGAGAATGCCCCTTGCTTCTCCAAGTGGCGCGCCATTGAATCCATTGCCAACCAATGAGCAACAGAGCAGCCCTGGTGGACATGCAGTTGCTCCTGCTGTTGCTGGAAGAGCTCCCTCCAAACCATCAGCTGCCTCAAGTCGGCTCATTGCCTCTAGGTTCTGTTTGCTAAGATTGTTGCCCGAGCTGCTTCtacttttctatataatatcaGTTTTTAAAGCAGATACTGGCATTATCTAA